A genomic segment from Scomber japonicus isolate fScoJap1 chromosome 11, fScoJap1.pri, whole genome shotgun sequence encodes:
- the slitrk5b gene encoding SLIT and NTRK-like protein 5: protein MHLWVSYVLLSATSVCTTEMFGRYGEICQRLCTCEEREGILTVSCENRGIVSLSDISPVYFSQYHLLLTGNLLKKLSANDFVEYKGLTILHLGNNDISEVEAGAFNGLQGLKRLHLNNNKIDALKEEFFFGLDSLEYLQIDYNYITHVAPNAFSRLRHLEVLILNDNLISNLPVNIFQYVPLTHLDLRGNQLKVLPYSGLLEHMNSVVELQLEENPWNCSCELIALKTWLESISYTALVGDVVCEFPFRLHGRDLDEVSKQELCPRRAIAEYEMPPLPHLSTDAYYRTTPALVTASFTSSGIARSSSRPTKGPRQSGKLKSRPTARIPSNKPQNYGQIISYQTKSPVPLDCPTACTCNLQISDLGLNVNCQERKIESISDLNPKPYNPKKMYLTGNYIPVVRRSDFTEATGLDLLHLGNNRISRIYDRAFGDLSLLRRLYLNGNLIDHLTADVFYGLDSLQFLYLEYNVIKEVTSDTFQHVPKLQLLFLNNNLLKTLPVGTFNGLTLARLNLRNNHLRYVPVSGVLDQLNALVQVDLFENPWDCSCSILELKMWLEQLSTGTVVNNVICGSPKRLAGEDMRYIKTANFCPNNSDILASIIPPSEESFPGSTITIETSLDSDTQYSAIPLSVMILALLLMFIVSVFVAAGLFVAMKKRHQKNQNEQNNSMNACISSLNMEYGLYKKGSIPKVRTSAGHVYEYIPPPTESTHRTTAQTPTDRKSVDGFRDFDELSGAFLGNSDEEAASNVLSSEYSATTPEPLNKPSTPRQDDPYYFRDVLEPDRTTRYSNTLPCRHTAHSSSQYTSDFDARHQYTHPERIQQTILYCAAPSTVYVEPNRSEYWELKAKLHIDPDYLEVLEKRTTFTQF, encoded by the coding sequence ATGCATCTTTGGGTTTCATATGTTTTGCTAAGTGCAACATCAGTGTGCACTACTGAGATGTTTGGCCGTTATGGAGAAATATGTCAAAGACTGTGTAcctgtgaggagagagagggaatacTTACAGTGAGCTGTGAAAACAGAGGAATTGTAAGTCTCTCAGACATAAGCCCGGTGTACTTCTCCCAGTACCATCTGCTGCTTACAGGGAACCTTTTGAAAAAGCTTTCTGCCAATGATTTTGTTGAGTACAAAGGACTTACAATATTACATTTAGGAAATAATGACATATCTGAGGTTGAAGCAGGAGCTTTTAATGGACTTCAGGGATTAAAACGATTACATCTCAACAATAACAAAATTGATGCCTTGAAGGAAGAGTTTTTCTTTGGCCTTGACAGTCTGGAATATCTACAGATTGATTATAATTATATCACTCATGTGGCACCGAATGCCTTCAGCAGACTTCGACATCTGGAGGTCCTGATTCTAAATGACAACTTAATATCTAATCTGCCTGTGAACATTTTCCAGTATGTACcattgactcatttggactTAAGGGGGAATCAGCTGAAAGTGCTTCCCTACTCAGGTCTGCTGGAGCACATGAACAGCGTGGTGGAGTTACAGCTGGAGGAGAACCCATGGAACTGCTCCTGTGAGTTGATTGCCCTTAAGACCTGGCTGGAGAGCATATCATACACAGCTTTAGTCGGTGATGTTGTTTGTGAGTTCCCTTTTCGCCTTCATGGGAGAGATCTTGATGAGGTTTCAAAACAAGAATTATGCCCGAGGAGAGCCATTGCTGAATATGAGATGCCCCCCCTGCCACATCTGAGCACTGATGCATACTATAGGACGACACCAGCTCTCGTAACAGCCTCCTTCACCTCATCTGGGATAGCACGGTCCTCATCAAGACCAACTAAGGGACCTCGCCAGTCAGGAAAATTAAAATCAAGACCTACTGCTCGCATCCCATCTAATAAACCACAAAATTATGGCCAGATTATTTCATATCAAACCAAATCTCCTGTGCCTTTAGATTGCCCAACTGCCTGCACCTGTAATCTTCAAATTTCAGATCTTGGCCTGAATGTGAATTGTCAGGAGCGAAAAATCGAGTCTATCTCTGATTTAAATCCCAAACCTTACAATCCCAAAAAGATGTATCTTACTGGAAATTATATCCCTGTGGTTCGTAGATCCGATTTCACTGAAGCGACCGGATTAGATTTGCTTCATCTCGGTAACAATCGAATATCACGCATATATGACAGAGCTTTTGGCGATTTGTCACTTTTAAGAAGACTATACCTTAATGGGAATTTGATCGACCATCTTACAGCTGATGTGTTTTATGGACTGGATAGCCTACAGTTCTTATATTTAGAATATAATGTCATTAAAGAGGTCACTTCTGACACCTTTCAACATGTACCCAAACtccagcttctttttttaaacaataaccTCTTGAAAACTTTACCAGTGGGGACTTTTAATGGTCTAACATTAGCCAGACTAAATCTTCGCAACAACCATCTGCGATATGTGCCAGTCAGTGGAGTGCTGGATCAGCTTAATGCACTGGTGCAGGTCGATTTGTTCGAGAATCCCTGGGATTGCTCTTGCAGCATACTGGAGTTGAAGATGTGGCTGGAGCAGCTTAGCACAGGCACAGTTGTAAACAATGTCATCTGTGGCTCGCCCAAGAGGCTAGCTGGGGAGGATATGAGATACATTAAGACAGCTAATTTCTGCCCTAATAACTCTGATATACTTGCTTCCATTATCCCACCCTCTGAAGAATCATTTCCAGGCAGCACTATCACCATAGAAACATCCCTGGACTCTGACACACAATACAGTGCCATTCCTTTATCTGTGATGATTCTGGCGCTCCTCCTCATGtttattgtgtctgtgtttgttgcCGCGGGATTGTTTGTGGCAATGAAAAAGAGacatcaaaaaaatcaaaatgagcagaacaactCCATGAATGCGTGTATTAGCTCTCTCAACATGGAATATGGCCTTTACAAAAAGGGATCCATTCCAAAAGTCAGAACATCTGCTGGACATGTATACGAGTATATTCCGCCTCCCACTGAGTCTACACACAGAACTACTGCCCAGACCCCGACTGACAGAAAATCAGTGGATGGATTTAGAGACTTCGATGAGTTGAGTGGCGCTTTTCTGGGTAACTCGGATGAAGAGGCAGCCAGTAATGTACTAAGCTCAGAATACAGTGCCACTACTCCAGAGCCTCTTAACAAGCCCTCCACCCCACGCCAAGATGATCCATATTACTTCAGAGATGTGCTTGAGCCTGACAGGACCACACGCTACAGCAATACATTACCATGCAGACATACAGCACATTCATCGAGTCAGTATACCTCAGACTTTGATGCAAGACATCAATACACGCACCCAGAGAGAATACAACAGACAATACTCTATTGTGCAGCACCAAGTACTGTTTATGTGGAGCCCAACAGGAGTGAGTACTGGGAACTGAAAGCAAAGCTTCATATCGATCCAGATTATCTAGAGGTTCTTGAGAAACGAACAACATTTACACAGTTCTAA
- the LOC128367975 gene encoding FAST kinase domain-containing protein 5, mitochondrial, with protein sequence MAACVLCRRVPRLHYLRGLRKDFAQAQHVNGKAEDETSEQEGKRGALRDEESSLQGGYRLHYNPSSYHHTVWNCVSTRSQTDNDEEEQCLSTLSPSLWQQSNRYSVSCSRHLSSSKNTLLDLAFNKGPDPKMPLPSPYHRKPISPDVKVDTRAFLKCRSEYASMSFDLNQRPLPIEWERALQLLQKVTVLKGSMKPSDVSQFLTELSHLHSDKMSLVRSDQRFIMLLRYSVENLRLFTEPQLLEVLQSFVWLDMPSAHTVLGLYEAELSCRANKMSLHQLLLAADLWRCIGRQVPQFLQRLYKSAHLYLGQMAVPELIQLLYIIGESRQCPKNLIHPVEQLLMRHLQQLHPEEVGTVCLALFKSQASIPEGAVTGIVDKAHFFVGEMSDFAMVNVLKYLRFSYLHHRAWMEAMTLEVPQRAHRMGVKGLMHVALACSALHYRNDNILMAIAERIPSLVPHCRSKDSCKLLWSFGTLGFLPVQSPSFYPSLTEALRQRKAEFQRYPEHLLTGLLGLVFVSQFPQDLIALALSPDFVNLALKSKQLELKKDLFTLDGTVALELPEWTGPRLSCELREEAEEMLWKFAQSDTCRKPEVREAESALQELLGGEQYVSTRMILPHTRSIDLEVHVDSTGQPIPVNPAPHMATISSENNSSKFPSNHNWGRINTGVTITDELLAQLTNTKNNTNPATPSPAVSTSPRRVEPDDDVRLFDTGLNLTSAIAEILTKPSSLSVGPQDSKGTVKLAIQVAHRNHYCYHSRQLLGLHAIKRRQLKLAGYKVVELSYQEWFPMLRRSKAEKLAYLHCKIYNSL encoded by the coding sequence ATGGCTGCCTGTGTGCTGTGTCGGCGGGTGCCCAGACTGCACTACCTCCGAGGCTTGAGAAAGGATTTTGCCCAGGCTCAGCATGTGAATGGCAAGGCAGAGGATGAGACCAGCGAgcaggagggaaagagaggagcttTGCGAGACGAGGAATCCTCTCTCCAAGGAGGCTACAGGCTGCACTACAACCCTTCTTCATATCACCACACAGTGTGGAACTGTGTAAGTACCCGGAGCCAAACAGATAATGATGAGGAAGAACAGTGTCTCTCCACTCTCTCGCCTTCCCTTTGGCAACAGAGCAATCGCTACAGTGTGAGTTGCTCACGGCATCTTTCCAGCTCCAAAAACACATTGCTTGACTTGGCGTTCAACAAAGGCCCTGATCCCAAAATGCCATTACCGTCACCGTACCACAGAAAACCTATATCGCCTGATGTTAAAGTAGATACACGTGCCTTTCTCAAGTGCCGGTCAGAGTATGCCTCCATGAGCTTTGACCTCAACCAGCGGCCTCTCCCAATCGAATGGGAACGGGCCTTGCAGCTTCTCCAAAAAGTGACTGTTCTAAAAGGTAGCATGAAACCGTCTGATGTGTCTCAGTTTCTCACAGAGCTCAGCCACTTGCACTCCGATAAGATGTCATTAGTGAGGAGTGACCAACGCTTCATCATGCTCCTCCGGTACTCTGTGGAAAACCTGCGCCTCTTTACTGAACCTCAGCTACTGGAGGTGCTGCAGTCTTTTGTGTGGCTTGATATGCCCTCTGCCCACACTGTTCTTGGACTGTATGAGGCTGAGCTGAGCTGCCGAGCCAACAAGATGAGTTTACACCAGTTGCTGTTAGCTGCTGACTTATGGCGCTGTATTGGGAGGCAGGTCCCTCAATTCTTACAGCGCCTCTATAAATCGGCCCATTTGTATCTGGGACAGATGGCAGTTCCTGAGTTAATCCAACTGTTGTATATAATAGGAGAAAGTAGGCAGTGCCCAAAAAACTTGATCCATCCTGTAGAGCAGCTACTTATGCGCCACTTACAACAACTACACCCTGAGGAGGTTGGCACTGTATGCCTGGCGCTCTTTAAATCCCAGGCTTCAATTCCTGAGGGTGCAGTGACTGGTATTGTTGATAAGGCACACTTCTTTGTGGGGGAGATGAGTGACTTTGCCATGGTGAATGTGCTGAAATACCTGCGTTTCAGTTACCTGCATCATAGGGCGTGGATGGAGGCCATGACTCTGGAAGTGCCTCAACGGGCCCACAGGATGGGTGTCAAGGGGCTGATGCATGTGGCACTGGCGTGTTCAGCGTTGCATTATCGCAATGATAACATCCTCATGGCTATCGCCGAGAGAATTCCATCATTGGTGCCACACTGCAGGAGTAAGGACTCCTGTAAACTGTTGTGGAGCTTTGGGACATTAGGGTTTCTTCCAGTTCAGAGCCCAAGCTTTTATCCAAGCCTTACAGAGGCCCTTAGACAGAGGAAAGCTGAATTCCAACGATACCCAGAGCACCTGCTTACGGGTCTTCTTGGTCTAGTCTTTGTCTCTCAGTTCCCACAGGACCTAATTGCATTAGCTTTGAGCCCTGACTTTGTCAATTTAGCACTGAAATCGAAACAGCTGGAGCTGAAAAAAGACCTGTTCACTTTAGATGGAACTGTGGCTCTGGAGTTGCCTGAGTGGACTGGCCCACGGCTAAGCTGTGAACTgagagaggaagcagaagaaATGTTGTGGAAGTTTGCTCAATCAGATACATGCAGGAAACCAGAAGTCCGGGAGGCAGAATCGGCTCTGCAAGAACTGCTTGGGGGCGAGCAGTATGTATCCACCCGAATGATTCTGCCCCACACTCGCTCGATTGACCTTGAAGTACATGTTGATTCCACTGGACAGCCCATACCTGTGAACCCAGCACCACACATGGCCACAATATCTTCTGAGAACAATTCATCCAAATTTCCTTCAAACCATAATTGGGGGAGAATAAATACTGGAGTAACTATAACGGATGAACTTTTAGCACAGCTAACAAAtaccaaaaacaacacaaatcctGCAACCCCATCTCCTGCAGTTAGTACATCCCCCCGCAGAGTAGAGCCTGATGATGATGTGAGACTGTTTGACACAGGGCTAAACCTGACCAGTGCCATTGCAGAAATACTTACCAAACCTAGTAGCTTAAGTGTGGGCCCTCAGGACTCCAAGGGAACAGTCAAACTTGCTATCCAGGTTGCCCATAGGAACCATTACTGCTACCATTCACGACAGTTGTTGGGCCTTCATGCCATAAAGAGGAGGCAGTTGAAGTTGGCAGGCTATAAGGTTGTAGAGCTTAGCTATCAGGAGTGGTTTCCTATGTTGAGAAGAAGCAAGGCTGAGAAGCTAGCATACCTGCACTGCAAGATCTACAACAGTCTGTAA